From one Ferrovibrio sp. MS7 genomic stretch:
- the lysS gene encoding lysine--tRNA ligase — MTDQTTPESGASNERANREAKLAQLRQMGLDPYNAAKFPKSHKNQAVQDAWAHLQPDERSEDRVKVAGRVMAIRNSGMFIDILDDTVKLQVYTPKDQVQGEFAPVMKALDLGDIIGVEGKVRRTKRGEITVDLDRIVVLAKALEPPPEKWHGLKNVEQRYRHREYDLIGNEDSRRTLRTRFRVIQAVRQFLTAPGQDFLEVETPMLHSIAGGAIAKPFVTHHNALDIPLYMRIAPELHLKRLVIGGLSEKVFEINRCFRNEGISPRHNPEFTTIELYQAYADYADMMDIAERIIEAAAIAATGGTEVQFGEHTISFKRPFRRATMLELIKEHSGFDLNVEADQAKARQAVEAGPSWGKLVEACFEHFVEPKLIQPTHVVELPKAISPLAKANHERPEVAERFETFCNTWEIANAFSELADPQEQRARFEAQQAQRDAGDDEAHQVDEDFLKAQSAGMMPMGGLGVGIDRLVMLLTNSPTIREVIAFPTLRPRSHGEAAGDEE, encoded by the coding sequence GTGACCGATCAGACCACCCCGGAAAGCGGCGCCAGTAACGAGCGCGCCAACCGTGAAGCCAAGCTGGCGCAACTGCGCCAGATGGGTCTCGACCCCTATAACGCGGCGAAATTCCCGAAAAGCCACAAGAACCAGGCGGTGCAGGATGCCTGGGCGCATCTGCAGCCCGACGAGCGCAGCGAGGACCGCGTCAAGGTCGCCGGCCGCGTCATGGCGATCCGCAATTCCGGCATGTTCATCGACATCCTGGACGATACGGTGAAGCTGCAGGTCTATACGCCCAAGGATCAGGTGCAGGGCGAATTCGCACCCGTGATGAAGGCGCTGGATCTCGGCGACATCATTGGCGTGGAAGGCAAGGTGCGCCGCACCAAGCGCGGCGAGATCACCGTGGACCTGGACCGTATCGTGGTGCTGGCCAAGGCGCTGGAACCGCCGCCAGAAAAGTGGCACGGCCTGAAGAATGTCGAGCAGCGCTACCGCCACCGCGAATATGACCTGATCGGCAACGAGGACAGCCGCCGCACGTTGCGCACGCGCTTCCGCGTGATCCAGGCGGTGCGCCAGTTTCTTACAGCACCGGGGCAGGATTTCCTCGAAGTCGAAACGCCGATGCTGCACAGCATTGCCGGCGGCGCCATCGCCAAGCCCTTCGTCACCCATCACAACGCGCTGGATATTCCGCTCTACATGCGCATCGCGCCGGAATTGCATCTCAAGCGCCTGGTGATCGGCGGCCTGAGTGAAAAAGTGTTCGAGATCAACCGCTGCTTCCGCAACGAGGGCATCTCGCCGCGCCACAATCCGGAATTCACCACCATCGAGCTGTATCAGGCCTATGCCGACTACGCCGACATGATGGACATTGCCGAGCGCATCATCGAGGCGGCGGCGATTGCCGCCACCGGCGGCACCGAGGTGCAGTTCGGCGAACACACCATCAGCTTCAAGCGGCCGTTCCGCCGCGCCACCATGCTGGAACTGATCAAGGAACATTCCGGCTTCGACCTGAATGTGGAAGCGGATCAGGCCAAGGCACGCCAGGCGGTGGAAGCCGGGCCAAGCTGGGGCAAGCTGGTGGAAGCCTGCTTCGAGCATTTCGTCGAGCCGAAGCTGATCCAGCCGACCCATGTGGTGGAACTGCCGAAGGCGATCTCGCCGCTGGCCAAGGCCAACCATGAGCGGCCCGAAGTCGCCGAGCGGTTCGAGACCTTCTGCAACACCTGGGAAATCGCCAACGCCTTCTCCGAGCTGGCCGACCCGCAGGAGCAGCGTGCGCGTTTCGAGGCGCAGCAGGCGCAGCGCGATGCCGGCGACGACGAAGCTCATCAGGTGGACGAGGATTTCCTGAAAGCCCAGTCCGCCGGCATGATGCCGATGGGCGGCCTTGGCGTCGGCATCGACCGCTTGGTGATGCTGCTGACCAATTCGCCGACCATCCGCGAAGTGATCGCCTTCCCGACGCTGCGCCCGCGCAGCCACGGCGAGGCGGCTGGCGACGAAGAGTAA
- the lgt gene encoding prolipoprotein diacylglyceryl transferase, whose translation MPTLLALPFPAIDPVIVAVGPFAIRWYALSYIAGLILGWQMAMWLARKPDAKVTPEQIDGFLVWATLGVVLGGRLGYVLFYNPLYYLHNPAEILAVWSGGMSFHGGMLGVILAMYLYCRRSGVKLFAFADIIACVAPIGLFFGRIANFINGELWGRVAPDVAWAMVFPTGGPEPRHPSQLYQAAMEGLILFLLVNAVRMKSDALQKPGTLCGLFLVGYGLARIIGEFFRQPDQQLGYFIAGTTMGQWLSLPMVLLGLWLMARARRDDSAAA comes from the coding sequence ATGCCGACGCTGCTGGCATTGCCCTTCCCGGCCATCGATCCAGTGATCGTGGCGGTGGGGCCGTTTGCCATCCGCTGGTATGCCTTGAGCTATATCGCCGGCCTGATCCTGGGCTGGCAGATGGCGATGTGGCTGGCGCGCAAGCCGGATGCCAAGGTGACGCCGGAACAGATCGACGGCTTCCTGGTCTGGGCCACGCTCGGCGTCGTGCTCGGCGGCCGGCTCGGCTATGTGCTGTTCTACAATCCGCTCTACTACCTGCATAACCCGGCCGAGATTCTGGCCGTGTGGAGCGGCGGCATGTCGTTCCATGGCGGCATGCTCGGCGTCATCCTGGCGATGTATCTCTATTGCCGGCGCAGCGGCGTGAAGCTGTTCGCCTTCGCCGACATCATCGCCTGCGTTGCCCCCATCGGACTGTTCTTCGGCCGCATCGCCAATTTCATCAACGGCGAACTCTGGGGCCGCGTGGCGCCAGATGTCGCCTGGGCCATGGTGTTTCCCACCGGCGGGCCGGAGCCGCGCCATCCGAGCCAGCTTTATCAAGCCGCGATGGAAGGCCTGATCCTGTTCCTGCTGGTCAATGCCGTGCGGATGAAAAGCGATGCGCTGCAAAAGCCCGGCACGCTCTGCGGCCTGTTCCTGGTCGGCTACGGCCTGGCGCGCATCATCGGCGAATTCTTCCGCCAGCCTGATCAGCAGCTCGGTTACTTCATCGCCGGCACCACCATGGGGCAATGGCTGTCGCTGCCGATGGTGCTGCTGGGGCTGTGGCTGATGGCCCGGGCACGCCGTGATGACAGCGCCGCTGCTTGA
- a CDS encoding class I SAM-dependent methyltransferase: protein MTAPLLELIRRRIAAEGPISLSDYMAECLLHPQFGYYTTRESIGAAGDFITAPEISQMFGELLGLWAADCWQRIGAPSRCYLVELGPGRGTLMQDALRATRKVAPFLPLFVEASPKLRAMQAQAVPDATWCAEIAALPDDAPLIVLGNEFLDALPIKQYQRQHGAWRERRIAASDDGGLHIVLSRDAFPLARTAPEGSIWETSPASHAVIEALAARLQAQGGAALFIDYGPETSGFGDSFQAVRGHAYADPLATPGEVDLTAHVDFQSLGQTARRAGLNAHGPIGQGALLNRLGIGLRAQQLKARATPAQAEAIDGALHRLTADAAMGRLFQALALTLRDAPPPAGFAP from the coding sequence ATGACAGCGCCGCTGCTTGAACTGATCCGGCGTCGCATCGCGGCGGAAGGGCCGATCAGCCTCAGTGACTACATGGCGGAATGCCTGCTGCATCCGCAATTCGGCTATTACACCACGCGAGAGAGCATTGGCGCGGCAGGCGATTTCATCACCGCGCCGGAAATCAGCCAGATGTTCGGCGAATTGCTCGGCCTCTGGGCTGCCGATTGCTGGCAGCGCATCGGCGCACCATCGCGCTGCTACCTCGTCGAACTCGGCCCCGGGCGCGGCACCCTGATGCAGGATGCGCTGCGCGCGACGCGGAAAGTGGCACCCTTCTTGCCCCTGTTCGTCGAAGCCTCGCCGAAGCTGCGCGCCATGCAGGCCCAGGCGGTACCGGACGCCACCTGGTGCGCCGAGATCGCGGCCCTGCCCGATGACGCGCCGCTGATAGTGCTCGGCAATGAATTCCTCGATGCGCTGCCGATCAAGCAATATCAGCGGCAGCATGGCGCCTGGCGCGAACGTCGCATCGCTGCCTCCGATGATGGCGGCCTGCATATCGTGCTGAGCCGCGATGCCTTCCCGCTGGCGCGCACAGCGCCGGAAGGCAGCATCTGGGAAACCAGCCCGGCCAGCCATGCAGTGATCGAAGCCCTGGCGGCGCGGTTGCAGGCCCAGGGCGGCGCGGCTTTGTTCATCGACTATGGCCCGGAGACATCTGGTTTCGGCGATAGCTTCCAGGCGGTGCGCGGCCATGCCTATGCCGATCCGCTGGCCACCCCCGGCGAGGTCGACCTCACCGCCCATGTCGATTTCCAGAGCCTGGGCCAGACCGCGCGCCGCGCCGGCCTCAATGCCCATGGACCCATCGGCCAGGGCGCGTTGCTCAACCGGCTCGGCATCGGGCTGCGGGCGCAGCAGCTAAAAGCCCGCGCCACACCGGCCCAGGCCGAGGCCATCGATGGAGCCCTGCATCGGTTGACCGCCGATGCCGCCATGGGCAGACTCTTCCAGGCCCTGGCGCTGACGCTTCGCGATGCGCCGCCCCCTGCCGGTTTCGCCCCATGA
- the pgeF gene encoding peptidoglycan editing factor PgeF: protein MTADSLTAPVLASLAGIRHGFFTRRGGVSEGLYASLNCGPGSADAAENVAENRRRVAAALGAGGLASLYQVHGREVVVVDAQYDITARPKADGLVSRQRGVALGVLAADCTPVLFADAQAQVIGACHAGWRGALAGVTDATIEAMEQLGARREHIRAAIGPTIRQQSYEVSEPFRAEFTAADAANADFFGPGKREGHWQFDLPGYLARRLGNAGIAFEDLCRDTLSEPENFYSYRRMTLNKEADYGRQVSAIALL, encoded by the coding sequence ATGACAGCAGACTCTCTCACTGCCCCCGTTCTTGCCAGCCTGGCCGGCATCCGCCATGGCTTCTTCACCCGCCGCGGCGGCGTGTCGGAAGGCCTCTATGCCTCGCTGAATTGCGGCCCCGGCTCCGCCGACGCGGCAGAGAACGTGGCCGAGAACCGCCGCCGTGTCGCCGCCGCGCTTGGCGCCGGCGGGCTGGCCTCGCTGTATCAGGTGCATGGCCGCGAGGTGGTGGTGGTGGATGCGCAATACGACATCACGGCGCGGCCCAAGGCCGATGGTCTGGTGAGTCGGCAGCGCGGCGTGGCGCTCGGTGTGCTGGCGGCGGATTGCACGCCGGTATTGTTCGCCGATGCGCAAGCGCAGGTGATCGGCGCCTGCCATGCCGGCTGGCGCGGCGCGCTGGCTGGCGTCACCGATGCGACTATCGAAGCGATGGAACAGCTTGGTGCGCGGCGCGAACATATCCGCGCGGCCATCGGCCCCACCATCCGGCAGCAGAGCTACGAGGTGAGCGAGCCCTTCCGCGCCGAATTCACAGCAGCTGATGCAGCGAATGCCGATTTCTTCGGCCCCGGCAAGCGCGAGGGTCATTGGCAATTCGACCTGCCGGGCTATCTGGCGCGGCGGCTCGGCAATGCCGGAATCGCTTTCGAGGATCTGTGCCGCGATACACTCAGCGAGCCCGAGAATTTCTACAGCTACCGCCGCATGACCCTGAACAAGGAAGCCGATTACGGCCGTCAGGTCTCGGCCATCGCCTTGCTTTAG
- a CDS encoding ribose-phosphate pyrophosphokinase: MKVLAGNSNRPLAEAIAAYLSVPLAKASVRRFSDMEVFVEIHENVRGEDVFVIQSTSYPANDHLMELLVCIDALKRSSARRITAVIPYFGYARQDRKPGPRTPISAKLVANLITAAGANRVLTLDLHAGQIQGFFDIPTDNLMAGPVLTADIKQHLQGDDLMVVSPDVGGVVRARNIAKRLDADLAIVDKRRERAGVSEVMNIIGDVEGRRCILVDDIVDSAGTLCNAAEALKKHGAKSVYAYVTHGVLSGGAVARVTASELEGLVITDSILATEAQRLARNIRQVSIAPLIGEAMRRISEESSVSSLFD; this comes from the coding sequence ATGAAGGTTTTGGCGGGTAATTCCAATCGTCCGCTGGCGGAAGCCATTGCCGCTTACCTCAGCGTGCCGCTCGCCAAGGCCAGCGTGCGCCGGTTCTCCGACATGGAAGTGTTCGTCGAGATCCACGAGAACGTGCGCGGCGAGGATGTGTTCGTCATCCAGTCGACCAGCTATCCGGCCAACGACCACCTGATGGAATTGCTGGTCTGCATCGACGCGCTGAAGCGTTCCTCGGCCCGCCGCATCACCGCCGTGATCCCCTATTTCGGCTATGCCCGCCAGGACCGCAAGCCGGGTCCGCGCACGCCGATCTCGGCCAAGCTGGTGGCCAACCTGATCACTGCCGCCGGTGCCAACCGCGTGCTGACGCTGGACCTGCATGCCGGCCAGATCCAGGGCTTCTTCGATATCCCGACCGATAACCTGATGGCCGGCCCGGTGCTTACCGCCGACATCAAGCAGCATCTGCAGGGCGATGACCTGATGGTGGTGTCGCCCGATGTCGGCGGCGTGGTGCGGGCGCGCAACATCGCCAAGCGCCTGGATGCCGACCTGGCCATCGTGGACAAGCGCCGCGAGCGCGCCGGCGTGTCGGAAGTGATGAACATCATCGGCGACGTGGAAGGCCGGCGCTGCATCCTGGTGGACGATATCGTCGATTCCGCCGGCACGCTGTGCAACGCGGCGGAAGCCTTGAAGAAGCATGGCGCCAAGTCGGTCTATGCCTATGTCACCCATGGCGTGCTTTCCGGCGGCGCGGTGGCGCGTGTCACCGCCAGCGAGCTGGAAGGCCTGGTGATCACCGACAGCATCCTCGCCACCGAGGCGCAGCGCCTGGCGCGCAATATCCGCCAGGTGTCGATCGCACCGCTGATCGGCGAAGCGATGCGGCGCATCAGCGAGGAAAGCTCGGTTTCGAGCCTGTTCGACTGA
- a CDS encoding 50S ribosomal protein L25/general stress protein Ctc, which yields MREVTTIAAEARSRAGKGTARATRLKGHVPGVIYGDKKTPELISIENRELMKELHKGSFFSRLFDIKLGDKSERVLARDVQLDPVTDRPIHVDFQRVGKDSKIRVFIPVVFRDMEASPGLKLGGVLNIVRHEVEFYASPESIPENISISLAGMEINHSIHISAFNLDASLKPVIQDRDFTVATIAPPTKAEEEKPKAEAAAAAPAAGGKAPAAAAGKAPAAAAGKAPAAAAKAPAAKPAGKK from the coding sequence ATGCGTGAAGTAACGACGATCGCCGCTGAAGCGCGGTCGAGGGCCGGCAAGGGGACCGCCCGTGCAACGCGGCTGAAGGGCCACGTGCCGGGGGTCATCTATGGCGACAAGAAGACCCCGGAGTTGATCTCCATCGAAAACCGCGAACTGATGAAGGAACTGCACAAGGGCAGCTTCTTCTCGCGTCTGTTCGACATCAAGCTCGGCGACAAGTCCGAGCGCGTGCTGGCCCGCGACGTGCAGCTCGACCCGGTCACCGACCGGCCGATCCATGTCGATTTCCAGCGCGTGGGCAAGGATTCGAAGATCCGCGTCTTCATCCCGGTGGTGTTCCGCGACATGGAAGCCAGCCCGGGCCTGAAGCTCGGCGGCGTGCTGAACATCGTGCGCCACGAAGTCGAATTCTACGCTTCGCCGGAAAGCATCCCGGAAAACATCTCGATCAGCCTGGCTGGCATGGAAATCAATCATTCCATCCATATCAGCGCGTTTAACCTGGATGCCAGCCTGAAGCCGGTGATCCAGGATCGCGACTTCACCGTTGCGACCATCGCGCCGCCGACCAAGGCCGAGGAAGAGAAGCCGAAGGCCGAAGCCGCTGCTGCCGCGCCTGCCGCTGGTGGCAAGGCTCCGGCTGCTGCCGCTGGCAAGGCTCCGGCCGCTGCTGCTGGCAAGGCCCCGGCTGCTGCCGCCAAGGCTCCGGCCGCCAAGCCGGCTGGCAAGAAGTAA
- the pth gene encoding aminoacyl-tRNA hydrolase, producing MLLLVGLGNPGPEHQRQRHNIGFMAIDAIAERYNFAPFRKRFQGELAEGVLDGIKTLLLKPQTYMNLSGKSVGEAAHFYKLPPAQVVVLHDELDLAPGKLRVKLGGGHAGHNGLRSVDAAIGADYRRVRLGIGHPGKEQVLGFVLQNFSKVEQDWLNPLLEAIADAAPALARGDDVGFMNKVALKLTPPRNDPPKKDSPPKNPLKGAKPKEQ from the coding sequence ATGCTGCTCCTCGTCGGCCTGGGCAACCCCGGCCCCGAACATCAGCGACAGCGCCACAACATCGGCTTCATGGCCATTGATGCCATCGCCGAGCGCTACAATTTCGCGCCGTTCCGCAAGCGCTTTCAGGGCGAACTGGCCGAAGGCGTGCTGGATGGCATCAAGACCCTGCTGCTGAAGCCGCAGACTTACATGAACCTGTCGGGCAAGTCGGTGGGCGAAGCGGCGCATTTCTACAAGCTGCCGCCAGCCCAGGTGGTGGTGCTGCATGACGAACTCGATCTCGCGCCGGGCAAGCTGCGGGTGAAGCTGGGCGGCGGCCATGCCGGCCATAACGGTTTGCGCTCGGTGGATGCCGCCATCGGCGCCGATTACCGCCGCGTGCGGCTCGGCATCGGCCATCCCGGCAAGGAGCAGGTACTCGGCTTCGTGCTGCAGAATTTCTCCAAGGTAGAGCAGGACTGGCTCAATCCGCTGCTCGAGGCCATCGCCGATGCCGCTCCCGCGCTGGCGCGCGGCGACGATGTCGGCTTCATGAACAAGGTGGCGCTGAAACTGACGCCGCCCAGAAACGATCCGCCCAAGAAGGATTCTCCCCCGAAGAATCCGCTCAAGGGCGCGAAACCGAAGGAACAGTAA
- the ychF gene encoding redox-regulated ATPase YchF — protein MGFKCGIVGLPNVGKSTLFNALTQTAAAQAANYPFCTIEPNTGLVGVPDDRLDVLAKIANSQKIIPTQLSFVDIAGLVRGASKGEGLGNQFLAHIREVDAICHVLRCFEDGDITHVEGRVDPVADAETVETELMLADLDSLEKRVDGLTKKAKQGDEDSKARVALIERILVALRDGKPARSVQPADDEKKIYKELMLLTSKPVLYVCNVEEAAAAEGNAFSARVKAMADKQGAGCVVISAAIEAEVAQLDSDEEKQAFLGDLGLAETGLARVIKAGYALLELLTFFTVGPKEARAWTVRKGAKAPEAAGVIHTDFEKGFIRAETIAYGDYVAGKGEAGAREAGKMRLEGKEYIVQDGDVFHFRFNA, from the coding sequence ATGGGTTTCAAATGCGGCATCGTCGGCCTGCCCAATGTCGGCAAGTCGACTCTCTTCAACGCCCTGACGCAGACCGCCGCCGCGCAGGCCGCGAATTACCCGTTCTGCACGATTGAGCCGAATACCGGCCTGGTCGGCGTGCCCGATGACCGCCTGGACGTGCTGGCCAAGATCGCCAATTCGCAGAAGATCATCCCGACGCAGTTGAGCTTCGTCGATATCGCTGGCCTGGTGCGCGGCGCCTCCAAGGGCGAAGGCCTGGGCAACCAGTTCCTCGCCCATATCCGCGAAGTGGATGCGATCTGCCATGTGCTGCGCTGCTTCGAGGATGGCGACATCACCCATGTCGAAGGCCGCGTCGATCCGGTGGCCGATGCCGAAACCGTCGAGACCGAACTGATGCTGGCCGATCTCGACAGCCTGGAGAAGCGCGTCGATGGCCTGACCAAGAAGGCGAAGCAGGGCGACGAGGATTCCAAGGCGCGCGTGGCGCTGATCGAGCGCATCCTGGTGGCGTTGCGCGATGGCAAGCCGGCGCGCAGCGTGCAGCCGGCCGATGATGAGAAGAAGATCTACAAGGAATTGATGCTGCTGACCTCGAAGCCAGTGCTGTACGTCTGCAATGTCGAGGAAGCCGCCGCTGCCGAGGGCAATGCTTTCTCTGCCCGCGTGAAGGCCATGGCCGACAAGCAGGGTGCCGGCTGCGTGGTGATTTCCGCCGCCATCGAGGCCGAAGTCGCGCAGCTTGATTCGGATGAAGAGAAGCAGGCTTTCCTCGGCGATCTCGGCTTGGCCGAAACCGGCCTCGCCCGCGTGATCAAGGCCGGTTACGCGCTGCTCGAACTGCTCACCTTCTTCACCGTCGGGCCGAAGGAAGCCCGCGCCTGGACGGTGCGCAAGGGCGCCAAGGCGCCGGAAGCCGCCGGTGTGATCCATACCGATTTCGAGAAAGGCTTCATCCGCGCCGAGACCATCGCCTATGGCGATTACGTCGCCGGCAAGGGCGAGGCCGGTGCCCGCGAGGCCGGCAAGATGCGGCTGGAAGGCAAGGAATACATCGTGCAAGATGGCGATGTGTTCCATTTCCGCTTCAATGCCTGA
- a CDS encoding MaoC family dehydratase, translated as MRTFDDFTVGEVTEFPPRTVSEEEIIAFAREYDPQPFHIDREAAAKTPYGGIIASGWHTAGLMMRMMVDNILEGSTSMGSPGIDELRWVRPVRPGDTLHLRGIVTAVKPSQSKPDRGVISTLYEMRNQNGEMVLTMRGKGMYGRRKPAAANKAEG; from the coding sequence ATGCGCACATTCGACGACTTCACTGTCGGCGAGGTGACCGAATTCCCGCCGCGTACCGTGAGCGAGGAAGAGATCATCGCCTTCGCCAGGGAATACGATCCGCAACCCTTCCATATCGACCGCGAGGCGGCGGCCAAGACGCCCTATGGCGGCATCATCGCCTCGGGCTGGCATACCGCCGGCCTGATGATGCGCATGATGGTGGACAACATCCTGGAAGGTTCCACCTCCATGGGCTCGCCGGGCATCGATGAATTGCGCTGGGTCCGCCCGGTGCGGCCGGGCGACACGCTGCATCTGCGCGGCATCGTGACGGCGGTGAAGCCGTCGCAATCCAAGCCCGACCGTGGCGTGATCTCGACGCTCTATGAAATGCGCAATCAGAACGGCGAGATGGTGCTGACCATGCGCGGCAAGGGCATGTATGGCCGCCGCAAGCCAGCCGCAGCCAATAAGGCGGAGGGTTGA
- a CDS encoding MaoC family dehydratase, which produces MQYFEDVEIGKPRDTGSYTFTQEAIIRFARQFDPQPFHIDPEAAKSSNFGQLVASGWHTASTVMRLIVDSAVNVEASLGSPGFDDLTWKKPVRPGDTIRARLTCQEKTPSKSRPGIGSGRFLIEVFNQDNELIMTMISIGLMRFRNPPAA; this is translated from the coding sequence ATGCAGTATTTCGAGGATGTCGAAATCGGCAAGCCGCGCGATACCGGCAGTTATACCTTCACCCAGGAAGCCATCATCCGCTTCGCCCGGCAATTCGACCCGCAGCCCTTCCATATCGACCCGGAGGCAGCGAAGAGTTCGAATTTCGGCCAGCTCGTCGCATCCGGCTGGCACACGGCCTCGACGGTGATGCGGCTGATCGTCGATTCCGCCGTCAATGTCGAAGCCAGCCTCGGCTCGCCAGGCTTCGATGACCTGACCTGGAAGAAGCCGGTGCGGCCGGGCGACACCATCCGCGCCCGCCTCACCTGCCAGGAAAAGACGCCATCGAAAAGCCGCCCCGGCATCGGCTCGGGCCGCTTCCTGATCGAGGTGTTCAATCAGGACAACGAACTGATCATGACCATGATCAGCATCGGCCTGATGCGTTTCCGCAACCCGCCCGCGGCCTAA
- a CDS encoding dihydrodipicolinate synthase family protein — protein sequence MKTSPVTPADLSRSVIAVPPLARHGDFSLNEAANAALIRHLEAGGVRTLMYGGNANFYNIGLSEYERVLDFLEATAGPDTWLLPSFGPDYGRLIDQAKMLRPRRLPTAMALPMTFPMTPAGVAIALRRAAEALAKPIVVYIKSDNYIDPAELARLDRDGLLVSVKYAVVRADTLNDNYLRAILQQIDKSKVVSGIGERPAIQHLRHFGLASFTSGSVCLSPRGSMAMLKAIQRGDDAAAEALRAQFMPLEDLRDEINPIRVLHDAVSLGGVADTGPMLPMLTGLNEAEAARVAPAARALRAWNEELGAARAAE from the coding sequence ATGAAAACGAGCCCGGTGACGCCCGCCGACCTCAGCCGCTCGGTGATCGCGGTACCGCCGCTGGCACGGCATGGCGATTTCAGCCTCAACGAGGCCGCCAACGCGGCCCTGATCCGGCATCTCGAAGCCGGTGGCGTGCGCACCCTGATGTATGGCGGCAATGCCAATTTCTACAATATCGGTTTAAGCGAATATGAGCGCGTGCTGGACTTCCTGGAAGCGACGGCGGGACCCGATACCTGGCTGCTGCCGTCCTTCGGCCCGGATTATGGCCGGCTGATCGACCAGGCGAAGATGCTGCGCCCACGCCGGCTGCCCACCGCCATGGCCTTGCCGATGACCTTTCCGATGACCCCGGCCGGTGTCGCGATAGCGCTGCGGCGTGCCGCCGAGGCGTTAGCCAAGCCGATCGTGGTCTATATCAAGTCGGATAACTATATCGATCCGGCCGAACTTGCCCGGCTCGACCGCGACGGCCTGCTGGTCTCGGTGAAATACGCCGTGGTGCGCGCCGATACGCTGAACGACAATTACCTCCGCGCGATCCTGCAGCAGATCGACAAGTCGAAGGTGGTGAGCGGCATCGGCGAGCGGCCGGCAATCCAGCATCTGCGGCATTTCGGCCTGGCCAGCTTCACCTCCGGTTCGGTCTGCCTCAGCCCGCGCGGCTCGATGGCGATGCTCAAGGCGATCCAGCGCGGCGACGATGCCGCTGCCGAAGCATTGCGGGCGCAGTTCATGCCGCTGGAGGATCTGCGCGATGAAATCAACCCGATCCGCGTGCTGCATGATGCGGTGTCGCTCGGCGGCGTTGCCGATACCGGACCGATGCTGCCGATGCTCACCGGCCTGAACGAGGCGGAGGCCGCCCGCGTGGCGCCTGCAGCCCGGGCGCTCAGAGCCTGGAACGAGGAACTCGGCGCGGCGCGCGCGGCGGAGTAG